One window from the genome of Alkalihalobacillus sp. LMS6 encodes:
- a CDS encoding S9 family peptidase codes for MKELTASSLYQLKTVTNPVISPDGNQAIVVVTELKEEENAYESHLYVVNLKTSEKPTQLTFGKGSYVSPKWLPSGDGYTYLASVDGKKKQVFVKRGLAQEKQVTDEKQGVQTYALAADGRSIVYSALYKETTKEENKPQPLVVDRMKYKSDARGLYDESIVRIGHIDLTTNKQQWLTSEKEDSQLLDYSADGKHLLFASDRLDNKDFSFTSHVYMLNMDTNEEQQVTKEPHVITGGAFSPDGQAVALLSHQREYENATLPNLVIYHLETGTVSNVTEDFDQYLGDGAIGDFLQQNGSNGIRFSNDGDAVYSLVSNRGAVNVWRFALSGEKEKQTSTDAHINGFDFFENELYVTHSRVEEPSEFYHVNQQEEELERLTTFNQKVEQTTSFSVPEPFHLNREDGSFVEGWLMKPINYEDGQSYPLIVEVHGGPHAMYANTYFHEFQMLTAKGYGVLYTNPRGSHGYGQTFVDAVRGDYGGGDYKDLMEILDHAVETHTWIDQARIGLTGGSYGGFMTNWAVGHTNRFKAAVTQRSISNWISFYGVSDIGYYFSDWQIKAELDDIETLWNHSPLKYVAHVETPLLILHGENDLRCPIEQGEQLFIALKRLGKDTRLIRFPEANHELSRSGKPNLRIERLEAILGWFERYLKI; via the coding sequence GTGAAAGAATTAACCGCAAGTTCATTGTATCAGTTAAAAACCGTTACAAATCCCGTTATTTCTCCAGACGGCAACCAAGCGATAGTCGTTGTGACGGAATTAAAAGAAGAAGAGAATGCATATGAATCGCATTTATATGTTGTAAATTTAAAAACGAGTGAAAAACCAACGCAATTAACTTTTGGAAAAGGAAGTTACGTCTCGCCAAAGTGGTTACCATCCGGTGATGGCTATACATATCTCGCCAGTGTAGATGGCAAGAAAAAGCAAGTGTTTGTGAAACGAGGTTTGGCACAAGAAAAACAAGTAACCGATGAAAAGCAAGGGGTACAAACGTATGCCTTGGCAGCAGATGGTAGATCGATTGTTTATTCCGCTTTGTATAAAGAAACGACAAAAGAAGAGAATAAGCCACAACCACTTGTTGTTGATCGGATGAAGTATAAATCCGATGCAAGAGGCTTGTATGATGAAAGCATTGTTCGTATCGGTCACATTGATTTGACAACGAATAAGCAGCAATGGTTAACAAGTGAAAAAGAAGATAGCCAGCTACTCGATTATTCCGCTGATGGAAAGCATCTTTTGTTTGCAAGTGACCGTTTAGATAACAAAGATTTTTCGTTTACTTCCCATGTCTACATGCTAAATATGGATACAAATGAGGAACAACAAGTGACGAAAGAACCTCACGTCATTACAGGTGGGGCATTTTCTCCAGATGGACAAGCAGTGGCATTGCTTAGTCATCAACGTGAATATGAAAATGCAACATTGCCGAATCTCGTTATATATCATTTAGAGACAGGAACTGTTTCGAATGTAACGGAAGATTTTGATCAGTATTTAGGTGACGGTGCAATTGGTGATTTTCTTCAACAGAACGGATCAAATGGGATTCGATTTTCTAATGATGGGGATGCCGTTTACAGTTTGGTTTCTAACAGAGGAGCCGTCAATGTGTGGCGCTTTGCTTTATCCGGTGAAAAAGAAAAACAAACGAGCACGGATGCGCATATTAACGGCTTTGATTTCTTTGAGAATGAATTATATGTAACGCATAGTCGTGTTGAGGAACCGAGCGAATTTTATCATGTCAATCAACAAGAGGAAGAGCTAGAACGACTAACAACCTTTAATCAGAAGGTCGAGCAGACGACTTCCTTCTCTGTTCCTGAACCGTTTCATTTAAATCGTGAAGATGGTTCGTTTGTAGAAGGTTGGTTAATGAAGCCAATCAATTATGAAGATGGACAATCGTATCCTTTAATCGTAGAAGTGCACGGTGGCCCGCATGCGATGTATGCCAATACGTATTTTCACGAGTTTCAAATGCTAACGGCGAAAGGCTATGGTGTGCTCTATACAAATCCACGCGGAAGTCATGGCTATGGTCAAACCTTTGTTGATGCGGTAAGAGGAGACTATGGAGGTGGTGATTACAAAGATCTTATGGAGATTCTTGATCACGCTGTTGAAACCCATACGTGGATTGATCAAGCAAGGATAGGTCTGACCGGCGGGAGTTACGGCGGGTTTATGACAAACTGGGCTGTCGGACATACGAATCGTTTTAAAGCAGCAGTGACACAACGCTCGATTTCTAATTGGATCAGTTTTTATGGTGTTAGTGATATTGGTTATTATTTTTCCGATTGGCAAATAAAAGCAGAACTAGATGACATCGAAACGTTGTGGAATCATTCTCCCTTAAAATACGTCGCGCACGTTGAAACGCCGTTGTTAATTTTACATGGCGAGAACGATTTAAGGTGTCCAATTGAACAAGGCGAACAGTTATTTATCGCGTTAAAGCGTCTTGGGAAAGACACACGATTGATACGTTTTCCTGAAGCAAACCATGAATTATCGAGAAGTGGAAAGCCTAATTTAAGGATTGAGCGATTAGAAGCCATTCTCGGCTGGTTTGAGCGCTATTTAAAAATATAA
- a CDS encoding A24 family peptidase, whose amino-acid sequence MDDSLFISIYLTIVGMVVGSYYLAFISRGSFKQSVAGRSRCASCKRQLRAKDLVPVLSFLLLKGRCRYCAHNLPRHFPLVEAGTGGLFFLASIHAESLSELFMSILLVSLLVLITLTDIQSFRIPNRILLLFSIPLLLLRFMNHPYSFQGFSFTIGLVLLFILLYAYQKGQLGGGDVKLFVVFMVLLGIQSTLLIIMISSMVALLYTVTRRSVWANFLEQKRIKLPFAPFISIATIIVYFSPNLV is encoded by the coding sequence TTGGATGATTCACTATTCATTAGTATTTATTTGACGATTGTCGGCATGGTAGTAGGCTCTTATTATCTAGCTTTTATCTCAAGAGGTTCATTTAAACAGTCCGTAGCGGGGCGATCGCGCTGTGCAAGCTGCAAACGTCAATTGCGAGCTAAAGACCTTGTGCCAGTGTTATCGTTCCTGCTTTTAAAAGGAAGGTGCCGGTATTGCGCTCATAACCTGCCTCGTCATTTTCCTCTTGTTGAAGCCGGAACAGGTGGACTATTTTTCCTCGCTTCGATTCATGCAGAAAGCTTATCAGAACTCTTCATGTCAATTCTTCTCGTTTCATTATTAGTCCTCATCACTTTAACCGATATTCAATCGTTTCGTATTCCGAATCGGATTCTGTTGCTTTTTTCGATTCCGCTGCTTCTTCTTCGTTTTATGAATCACCCCTACTCATTTCAAGGCTTTTCCTTCACTATTGGTCTTGTTCTTTTATTTATCTTACTTTATGCTTATCAAAAAGGGCAATTAGGTGGCGGAGATGTAAAACTATTTGTCGTGTTCATGGTTTTACTGGGGATTCAGTCTACGCTCCTTATTATCATGATTTCTTCAATGGTCGCACTTTTATACACCGTGACTCGGCGTTCCGTGTGGGCAAACTTTCTAGAACAAAAACGCATCAAGCTTCCGTTTGCGCCATTTATTAGCATTGCGACCATAATTGTTTATTTTTCACCTAATCTGGTCTAA
- a CDS encoding folylpolyglutamate synthase/dihydrofolate synthase family protein produces MKTSKEAIEWIHSLLPFGIKPGLKRMEWMLEQLNNPHKKLKAVHIGGTNGKGSTVSFLQHMLMEKGWQVGTFTSPYIERFEERISINGEPISEKDLVWGANQVRPLVEELAETELGSPTEFEVITTIMFVYFATRKQPDLCLIEVGLGGRFDSTNVLEPLVSIITMIGHDHMHILGDTLEDIAYEKAGIIKKSTPVIIGDVKGEPKQVIANQAATQDAAVYLLNEDFSYETVKSDQFSYHGTTFGSYRLSMLGTHQHHNATLALKAIEILDDVCEMSTSPEEKAKGLLRTTWPGRLEWLSNQPALIVDGAHNQEGFLALADTIQHQFHEKRISLFIGVTEGKDVTPLVKQLKELMVTYYCCSFSFFRAAPAQQLYDQIEHTTEKLLVENWKQALKDRYETATEDELIIITGSLYFIADVRQFVQRLNN; encoded by the coding sequence TTGAAAACGAGTAAAGAGGCGATTGAGTGGATTCATTCTCTTTTACCTTTTGGCATAAAACCAGGTCTAAAGCGAATGGAATGGATGCTTGAACAACTGAATAACCCCCACAAAAAGCTAAAGGCCGTTCACATTGGCGGAACAAATGGAAAAGGGTCTACCGTCAGCTTTTTACAACATATGTTGATGGAAAAAGGCTGGCAAGTAGGTACGTTTACGTCACCGTATATTGAACGTTTTGAAGAACGAATCTCGATTAATGGAGAACCCATCTCAGAAAAAGACCTTGTTTGGGGAGCAAATCAAGTACGTCCGCTTGTAGAAGAACTTGCAGAGACTGAGCTCGGTTCGCCGACCGAATTCGAAGTAATTACGACAATCATGTTCGTTTATTTTGCTACGCGAAAGCAACCTGATCTTTGTTTAATTGAAGTTGGACTAGGTGGTCGATTTGATTCAACCAATGTACTTGAACCGCTCGTATCCATTATTACAATGATTGGACACGATCACATGCATATTTTAGGAGACACGTTAGAAGACATTGCATATGAAAAAGCAGGTATTATAAAAAAAAGCACGCCTGTTATTATTGGTGATGTAAAAGGTGAGCCAAAACAGGTCATCGCCAATCAAGCTGCTACTCAAGATGCGGCTGTATACTTATTAAATGAAGACTTTTCTTATGAAACAGTTAAGTCCGACCAATTTAGTTACCACGGAACTACGTTTGGCTCGTACCGCTTATCTATGCTTGGGACGCATCAGCATCATAACGCAACCCTTGCATTAAAGGCGATTGAAATACTGGATGACGTGTGCGAAATGTCGACTTCACCTGAAGAAAAAGCAAAGGGGTTACTACGCACAACGTGGCCCGGGCGATTGGAGTGGCTTTCCAATCAGCCAGCACTAATCGTTGATGGTGCTCATAATCAAGAAGGATTTTTAGCACTTGCGGACACCATTCAGCATCAGTTTCATGAAAAACGAATTTCGCTGTTTATCGGAGTTACGGAAGGTAAAGATGTGACGCCGCTAGTAAAACAACTAAAAGAATTAATGGTTACGTACTATTGTTGTTCCTTTTCATTTTTCCGAGCAGCTCCTGCGCAACAACTATATGACCAAATTGAACACACTACAGAAAAACTGCTTGTTGAAAACTGGAAGCAGGCGTTAAAAGATCGATATGAAACAGCTACTGAGGACGAATTAATTATTATTACAGGTTCGCTTTATTTTATTGCCGACGTTCGCCAATTTGTGCAGCGTTTAAATAACTAG
- a CDS encoding valine--tRNA ligase translates to MTEQHAMPTKYDPSETEKKWYDYWKKGSFFTPTDDPNKEPYSIVIPPPNVTGKLHLGHAWDATLQDILARTKRMQGYDTLWLPGMDHAGIATQAKVEARLKEQGISKHDLGREGFLEKSWEWKEEYAEFIRQQWAKVGISVDYSRERFTLDSGLSDAVNEVFVSLYEKGLIYRGEYIINWDPQTKTALSDIEVIHQDVQGAFYHMEYPLVDGTGSIKIATTRPETMLGDTAVAVHPKDERYSHLIGKSVKLPIVGREIPIVADDYVDREFGSGAVKITPAHDPNDFEIGNRHDLPRVLVMNEDGTMNEHAGIYQGLDRFDCRKKIVKDLQETGVLFEIEEHLHSVGHSERSGAVVEPYLSTQWFVKMKPLAEESLKMQEDEETKITFVPERFEHTYTRWMENIRDWCISRQLWWGHRIPAWYHKETNELYVGKEAPADSENWIQDEDVLDTWFSSALWPFSTMGWPNEDAADLKRYYPTDVLVTGYDIIYFWVSRMIFQGKAFTNKRPFKDVLIHGLIRAADGKKMSKSLGNGVDPQDVIEKYGADSLRFFLATGSTPGNDLRFYWEKVESTWNFGNKIWNASRFALMNMEGLSYDEIDITKEKTIADKWILTRLGETAETVTRLIDSYEFGEAGRTLYSFIWDDVCDWYIEMAKLTLYGEDEEAKATTRSVLAYVLDHTMRMLHPFMPFITEEIWQHLPHQGESITVAEWPSFTCSFSDQEAVEDMETLKTLIRSIRNTRSELNVPMSKQIELFIRPADDGMKARLERGSLYIEKFANPSQLIIQKDLQTPEKAMSHALTGMDIFLPLAGLLDLDAEIARLEKEKDKLTKEVERIEKKLGNEGFVAKAPAHVVEEEKSKKEDYELKRKKVIDRIEELSA, encoded by the coding sequence ATGACGGAACAGCATGCAATGCCGACAAAATATGATCCGAGTGAAACAGAGAAGAAATGGTACGACTATTGGAAGAAAGGCAGTTTTTTTACACCTACTGATGATCCGAATAAGGAACCGTATTCAATTGTCATTCCTCCGCCAAACGTAACTGGTAAGCTCCATTTAGGCCATGCGTGGGACGCGACGTTACAAGATATTCTTGCTCGTACAAAACGTATGCAAGGGTACGATACACTTTGGCTACCAGGGATGGATCATGCTGGGATCGCAACGCAAGCAAAAGTAGAGGCTCGACTAAAGGAACAAGGAATTTCCAAGCATGATTTAGGTCGAGAAGGGTTTCTTGAGAAGTCATGGGAATGGAAAGAAGAATATGCGGAATTTATTCGTCAGCAGTGGGCCAAAGTCGGAATTTCCGTTGATTATTCAAGAGAACGATTTACGCTCGATTCAGGCTTATCGGATGCCGTCAATGAAGTGTTCGTATCTCTTTATGAAAAAGGGCTTATTTACCGAGGCGAGTATATTATTAACTGGGATCCACAAACAAAAACGGCGCTTTCTGATATTGAGGTTATTCACCAAGACGTCCAAGGTGCGTTTTACCATATGGAATACCCGTTAGTAGATGGTACAGGGTCAATTAAAATTGCAACGACTCGTCCTGAGACGATGCTCGGTGATACCGCGGTAGCAGTACATCCTAAAGACGAGCGTTATAGCCACTTAATCGGTAAAAGCGTTAAACTTCCTATCGTCGGGCGAGAAATTCCAATTGTTGCAGACGACTATGTTGATCGTGAATTTGGTTCGGGCGCTGTTAAAATTACACCTGCGCATGACCCGAATGATTTTGAAATTGGCAACCGCCATGATCTTCCTCGCGTCTTGGTTATGAATGAAGATGGCACGATGAATGAACACGCAGGCATTTACCAAGGGCTTGACCGATTTGACTGCCGTAAAAAAATTGTTAAAGACCTTCAAGAAACAGGCGTCCTATTTGAAATTGAAGAACACTTGCATTCAGTTGGTCATTCTGAACGAAGTGGTGCCGTTGTTGAACCATATTTATCCACACAATGGTTCGTGAAAATGAAGCCTCTTGCGGAAGAGTCACTTAAGATGCAAGAGGATGAAGAAACCAAAATTACGTTTGTGCCAGAGCGCTTTGAACATACGTATACACGCTGGATGGAAAACATTCGCGACTGGTGTATTTCAAGACAGCTTTGGTGGGGCCACCGGATCCCTGCTTGGTATCACAAAGAAACCAATGAACTGTACGTAGGAAAAGAAGCGCCAGCAGATAGTGAAAATTGGATTCAAGATGAAGATGTATTAGATACATGGTTTTCGTCCGCGTTATGGCCATTTTCTACAATGGGCTGGCCGAATGAAGACGCAGCAGATTTAAAGCGATACTATCCAACCGACGTTCTTGTAACAGGCTATGACATCATTTATTTCTGGGTATCACGGATGATTTTCCAAGGAAAAGCTTTTACGAATAAACGACCGTTTAAAGATGTGCTGATTCATGGCTTAATTCGTGCAGCGGATGGCAAGAAAATGAGTAAATCACTTGGGAACGGTGTTGATCCGCAAGACGTCATTGAAAAATATGGCGCCGATTCCCTTCGTTTCTTCTTAGCAACCGGAAGCACGCCAGGCAATGACTTACGTTTTTACTGGGAAAAAGTCGAATCTACGTGGAACTTTGGAAACAAAATTTGGAATGCGTCTCGCTTTGCCTTAATGAATATGGAAGGCTTAAGTTATGACGAAATTGACATAACGAAAGAAAAGACGATAGCTGACAAGTGGATTCTGACACGTCTTGGTGAGACAGCGGAGACTGTGACCCGCTTAATCGATAGCTATGAATTTGGTGAAGCGGGACGGACGCTGTATTCATTTATTTGGGACGATGTATGTGATTGGTACATTGAAATGGCGAAGTTAACGCTTTACGGCGAAGATGAAGAAGCAAAAGCTACGACTCGTTCCGTTCTTGCTTATGTACTCGATCATACGATGCGCATGCTCCATCCATTTATGCCGTTTATTACAGAAGAGATTTGGCAGCACTTGCCGCATCAAGGAGAGTCGATTACGGTTGCAGAATGGCCATCGTTCACCTGCTCCTTTAGCGATCAAGAAGCTGTCGAAGATATGGAAACGTTAAAGACGCTAATCCGATCAATCCGAAACACACGTTCAGAATTAAACGTGCCAATGAGCAAGCAAATTGAACTGTTTATTCGTCCAGCAGATGATGGCATGAAAGCCCGATTAGAGCGTGGTTCGCTTTATATCGAAAAATTTGCTAACCCAAGTCAATTGATCATTCAAAAAGACCTACAAACACCGGAAAAAGCGATGTCTCATGCGTTAACAGGAATGGACATTTTCTTACCGCTTGCAGGTTTACTTGATTTAGATGCAGAAATTGCTCGCTTAGAAAAAGAAAAAGATAAGTTAACGAAGGAAGTTGAACGGATCGAGAAAAAATTGGGCAACGAAGGCTTTGTTGCGAAAGCACCAGCTCATGTCGTTGAAGAAGAAAAAAGCAAAAAAGAAGACTATGAGTTAAAACGCAAAAAAGTCATCGATCGAATTGAAGAATTAAGTGCCTAA